A DNA window from Castanea sativa cultivar Marrone di Chiusa Pesio chromosome 7, ASM4071231v1 contains the following coding sequences:
- the LOC142644112 gene encoding nuclear poly(A) polymerase 1-like, producing the protein MAMHKSNQLPRNGMWEPISTAQPSELDRSNTRELQKLMEDVEFYECHDEAVKRQEVLGRLDQIVKAWVKKVTEAKGYNEEMVGKANAVIFTFGSYRLGVNGPGADIDTLCVGPRHVTREEDFFGELHRMLAELPEVQELHPVPDAFVPVMKFKFNGVSIDLLYAKLGLWTIPEDLNISLPSLLLDLDEKSVLSINGSRVTDKILHMVPNVQNFQTTLRCIRYWSKQRGIYSNIAGFLGGINWAILVARICQLYPNALPSLLVSRFFKVYSQWRWPNPIMLCPIEGGSLALQSWDPRRNFRDKKHLMPIITPVYPSMNSSYNVSSSTLCIMQQEFQRGNEICEAMDTNATGWNTLFEPYHFFEAYKNYLQIDITAQNDEDLVNWKGWVESRLRHLTSKIDIHTRGKLLCHPHPGEFLDKSKQFHRCYFMGLGRKQGVCVQGGEQFDISSAIQEFKDFVGIYALKKPGMWISVCHIKCNNVPLFVFPGGVRPARPKRLGRECGGSAGAGDGKKRKREEPMSGQKLEKSDSKAGSKNASLAVEAKVVDSSINARCSNVCSSQSSLGASFSVSGSSSSTAVEILNSDIVPAPSGYRQGSSKEHDRLEDDLKLTGEAQSFGEGTGVENERVQKVVDTGRSCSSISRNDGGEEELELPVPSYNVLSAACVAPKPLIKFKFTSSVGANYTQNSAVNFQFRV; encoded by the coding sequence GGGAATTACAGAAGCTAATGGAGGATGTGGAGTTCTATGAATGTCATGACGAAGCCGTGAAAAGGCAGGAGGTTCTGGGGAGGTTGGACCAAATTGTGAAAGCATGGGTCAAAAAGGTTACTGAGGCTAAAGGGTACAATGAGGAGATGGTGGGAAAAGCCAATGCTGTCATCTTCACATTTGGGTCTTATCGGTTGGGGGTGAATGGCCCCGGTGCTGATATCGATACACTGTGTGTTGGGCCGAGGCACGTTACTCGGGAAGAAGATTTCTTTGGTGAACTTCATAGGATGCTGGCAGAGTTGCCTGAAGTGCAAGAGTTGCATCCTGTCCCTGATGCTTTTGTTCCTGTCATGAAGTTTAAGTTCAATGGGGTTTCCATTGATCTTCTTTATGCAAAGTTGGGGTTATGGACTATACCTGAAGACTTGAATATTTCTTTACCATCTTTGCTGCTGGATTTGGATGAGAAGAGTGTGCTCAGTATCAATGGATCTAGAGTTACTGATAAGATCTTGCATATGGTTCCTAACGTCCAGAATTTTCAGACAACCCTAAGATGCATAAGATATTGGTCTAAACAGCGTGGAATCTATTCCAATATTGCTGGGTTTCTTGGTGGTATAAACTGGGCCATTCTTGTTGCTCGTATATGCCAGTTGTACCCAAATGCACTGCCTAGTTTGTTGGTTTCTCGGTTTTTTAAGGTCTATAGCCAGTGGCGGTGGCCTAATCCAATTATGCTATGTCCCATTGAAGGGGGATCTCTGGCACTTCAGTCTTGGGATCCTAGAAGAAATTTCAGAGACAAGAAACATCTAATGCCCATTATCACGCCGGTGTATCCATCCATGAACTCCAGCTACAATGTCTCCTCAAGTACACTGTGTATTATGCAGCAAGAATTTCAGAGAGGAAATGAAATTTGTGAGGCAATGGATACAAATGCAACTGGCTGGAATACTCTCTTTGAGCCTTACCATTTCTTTGAAGCATACAAGAACTATCTTCAGATAGATATAACTGCTCAGAATGATGAAGACTTAGTGAATTGGAAAGGATGGGTTGAATCTCGGCTTCGTCATCTGACTTCGAAGATTGATATACATACGAGAGGGAAGCTACTGTGCCACCCACATCCTGGTGAATTTCTGGACAAATCCAAACAATTCCATCGTTGTTATTTTATGGGGTTGGGGCGGAAACAAGGTGTTTGTGTTCAGGGAGGGGAACAGTTTGACATAAGTTCTGCTATTCAGGAATTCAAGGACTTTGTGGGGATCTATGCCCTTAAAAAGCCTGGGATGTGGATTAGTGTATGTCACATAAAATGTAACAACGTTCCACTGTTTGTCTTTCCTGGTGGAGTTAGGCCTGCCCGTCCCAAGAGATTAGGCAGGGAATGTGGTGGTTCTGCTGGAGCTGGTgatggaaagaaaagaaaaagagaagaacctATGTCAGGCCAGAAATTGGAAAAATCTGATTCTAAGGCAGGGAGTAAGAATGCATCTTTGGCAGTGGAAGCTAAAGTAGTGGATAGTTCAATCAATGCAAGATGTTCTAACGTTTGTAGTTCACAAAGTAGTCTGGGAGCTTCATTTTCTGTCAGTGGTTCATCAAGCTCTACGGCAGTTGAGATCCTTAATTCTGATATAGTTCCTGCTCCATCAGGGTACCGGCAAGGTTCTTCAAAAGAACATGATAGACTTGAAGATGATTTGAAATTGACAGGTGAAGCCCAAAGTTTTGGGGAAGGAACAGGGGTTGAGAATGAGAGGGTACAGAAAGTAGTGGATACAGGGAGAAGTTGCTCTAGTATCTCCAGGAATGATGGAGGGGAAGAGGAACTTGAGCTTCCGGTACCATCCTATAATGTATTATCTGCTGCATGTGTTGCCCCAAAGCCGCTCATCAAGTTTAAGTTCACTTCTTCGGTTGGAGCAAACTATACACAAAATTCAGCTGTAAATTTTCAGTTTAGAGTTTAA